One genomic segment of Desulfomicrobium sp. ZS1 includes these proteins:
- a CDS encoding type I secretion system permease/ATPase, giving the protein MLQESQTTNGGTIHPVVSERTESQATADALSGCLLFVAKHHGRVLSPASLLSGLPLDAQGRLTPGLVEAAARNAGMSARIVRSPLSQIARFALPAVLFLEDDQACVLVEMDGENLTVAHPALEEGVKVMARKELEKLHAGHVLYLMPIREESAHQSRALKNKGHWLLSALLKNWRSYSQVIVAAAILNILALASPLFVMNVYDRVVPNNALETLWVLAIGMGIVFVFDFAIKGLRAYFIDNTGKKIDVELEGRLFDQLLNMHLKDKPASVGSFANLLRELEVLRDFFTSATLVSFVDLPFILLFITMFWYIGGPIAFVFMAVLPITILIGLAIHVPIKKSVEGAMAKGNGKHGVLVETLSNIETVKGLGCEATMRQRWMRDTAESAKHAIRLRSLSHLAMNLTGFVQQFAYVVIIIVGVYLIKDGTLTTGGLIACSILSGRVMAPFAQIAQLLTRLHHTMNAYSELDKVMSLSVERADTHSFLHRPQLAGNIEFRDVTFSYPGSKLPALKGLNLRIAAGERVGIVGRTGSGKSTLGKLVLSLYTPDQGSVLVDGADLRQVDPADLRRWTGYMPQDVALFQGTVRQNICMAHPQASDQEILQAAQISGTHDFMRTNPQGYALHVGERGGTLSGGQRQAISIARALLRNPRILVMDEPSSSMDSQSEALLLQRLKLFLDGRTLVLITHRPSLLELVNRLVVIDDGRVVADGPKDVIVRQLQSGGIHVNQATQQQTGAKQ; this is encoded by the coding sequence ATGCTGCAGGAATCGCAAACAACCAACGGCGGAACCATCCACCCCGTCGTCTCAGAACGAACTGAAAGCCAGGCAACGGCCGACGCGCTTTCCGGCTGTCTTCTCTTTGTCGCCAAACATCATGGCCGCGTCCTTTCGCCCGCATCACTCCTGTCCGGCCTGCCTCTCGACGCGCAAGGACGGCTGACTCCCGGCCTGGTCGAAGCGGCCGCCCGCAACGCCGGCATGTCTGCCCGCATCGTCAGGAGTCCGCTGTCACAAATCGCGCGCTTCGCCCTGCCGGCCGTGCTCTTTCTTGAGGACGACCAGGCCTGCGTACTGGTGGAGATGGACGGCGAGAACCTGACCGTCGCCCATCCGGCCCTCGAAGAAGGCGTCAAGGTCATGGCCCGCAAAGAACTCGAAAAGCTCCACGCGGGCCACGTCCTCTACCTCATGCCCATCAGGGAGGAGTCCGCGCACCAGAGCAGGGCGCTCAAAAACAAAGGGCATTGGTTGTTGAGCGCCCTGCTCAAAAACTGGCGCTCGTACTCCCAGGTCATTGTCGCGGCGGCCATTCTGAACATCCTGGCCCTGGCCTCGCCACTCTTCGTCATGAACGTCTACGACCGGGTAGTGCCCAACAACGCCCTGGAAACCCTCTGGGTGCTGGCCATCGGCATGGGCATTGTCTTTGTTTTCGACTTTGCCATCAAAGGCCTGCGCGCCTACTTCATCGACAACACCGGCAAGAAGATCGACGTTGAACTGGAAGGCAGACTTTTTGACCAGCTCCTGAACATGCACCTCAAGGACAAGCCCGCCTCGGTGGGCTCTTTCGCCAACCTCCTGCGCGAACTGGAAGTCCTGCGGGATTTCTTCACCTCGGCCACGCTGGTGAGCTTCGTGGACCTGCCCTTCATTCTGCTCTTCATCACCATGTTCTGGTACATCGGCGGCCCCATCGCCTTCGTTTTCATGGCTGTCCTGCCCATCACGATCCTCATCGGCCTGGCCATCCACGTACCCATAAAAAAATCCGTCGAGGGTGCCATGGCCAAAGGCAACGGCAAGCACGGAGTGCTCGTCGAGACCTTGAGCAACATCGAAACGGTCAAGGGCCTGGGCTGCGAGGCGACCATGCGCCAGCGTTGGATGCGCGACACGGCCGAGAGCGCCAAACACGCGATCCGCTTACGCTCCCTGTCCCACCTGGCCATGAATCTGACGGGCTTCGTGCAACAGTTCGCCTACGTGGTCATCATCATTGTCGGCGTCTACCTGATCAAGGACGGCACGCTCACCACGGGCGGGCTGATCGCCTGCTCCATCCTGAGCGGCAGGGTCATGGCCCCCTTCGCCCAGATTGCCCAGCTCCTCACCCGTCTGCACCATACCATGAACGCCTACTCGGAACTGGACAAGGTCATGAGCCTGTCGGTCGAACGCGCGGATACGCACTCTTTTCTGCATCGGCCACAACTGGCTGGAAACATTGAATTCCGCGACGTCACCTTCTCCTACCCTGGTTCAAAACTCCCTGCCCTCAAGGGGTTGAACCTGCGCATCGCGGCCGGCGAACGCGTGGGCATCGTAGGGCGGACCGGTTCGGGCAAGTCAACACTGGGGAAACTGGTATTGAGTCTTTACACCCCCGACCAGGGCTCGGTGCTGGTGGATGGAGCGGACCTGCGCCAGGTCGATCCGGCGGATCTGCGTCGCTGGACCGGATACATGCCCCAGGATGTGGCGCTGTTCCAGGGTACGGTCCGGCAGAACATCTGCATGGCGCATCCCCAGGCTTCGGACCAGGAAATCCTGCAAGCCGCGCAGATATCGGGCACCCACGACTTCATGCGCACCAACCCCCAGGGCTACGCCCTGCACGTAGGGGAACGCGGCGGCACCCTTTCCGGCGGCCAGCGCCAGGCCATCTCCATCGCCAGGGCGCTGCTGCGCAACCCGCGCATCCTGGTCATGGACGAACCCTCTAGCTCCATGGATTCCCAGTCCGAGGCGCTGCTGCTGCAACGCCTCAAATTATTTCTGGACGGAAGGACGCTGGTGCTGATCACCCATCGTCCCTCTCTCCTTGAACTGGTGAACCGCCTGGTTGTCATTGACGATGGCCGGGTGGTGGCGGACGGGCCCAAGGACGTGATCGTGCGGCAGCTGCAGTCCGGGGGAATTCACGTCAATCAAGCCACGCAGCAGCAAACGGGGGCCAAGCAATGA
- a CDS encoding HlyD family type I secretion periplasmic adaptor subunit gives MNTQHNPVKSAPGPEPAAPAQNDSRASTEPAGEHACREQQVRNFAMELDDMTRHSRITPNLLLIVIAMFFTAAIAWAAHAPLDEVVRGMGKIIPSTEIKRIQNFEGGIVKEILVREGEEVTRNQPLILLDQTQMTSRFREQQSNYLDQTLAIARLEAELAGKDTIVFPAEVQDQKPHLLKNQIELLRSRAANRQAALSVLEFDRQQRLQELKELKSRLSYLQSNHALLKKEVDMTRSMVSKGAASEMDLLRSQRQLMELSGQIADTRIAIPKVNATLEAATHRIEEEESNHRTEILQELNTIRTEMEGRKETLPALEDQMNRTTVRSPVDGTVQRVFVTTIGEAVGPGMEMLEIVPREDTLLVEAKVVPEDIAFLHPGQNADVKITAYDFSIYGSMTGKVEHISADAITDEQRKLSYYLIKVRTDSASLTSKNGKELPIIPGMVAQVDVLTGKKTVLEYIVNPIIKTARGALRER, from the coding sequence ATGAACACCCAGCACAATCCTGTCAAATCCGCGCCCGGACCCGAACCGGCAGCGCCCGCGCAAAACGATTCGCGCGCATCCACCGAGCCTGCGGGAGAACACGCCTGCCGGGAACAGCAGGTCCGGAACTTTGCGATGGAACTGGACGACATGACCAGGCACAGCAGGATTACGCCCAACCTCCTGCTCATCGTCATCGCCATGTTCTTCACCGCGGCCATTGCCTGGGCGGCTCACGCTCCTCTGGACGAAGTGGTGCGAGGCATGGGCAAGATCATCCCGTCCACGGAAATCAAGCGCATCCAGAATTTCGAAGGCGGCATCGTCAAGGAAATCCTGGTGCGCGAAGGCGAAGAGGTGACCAGGAACCAGCCGTTGATCCTTCTTGATCAGACGCAGATGACATCGCGGTTTCGCGAGCAGCAATCGAACTATCTCGATCAGACCCTGGCCATCGCCCGCCTGGAAGCGGAGTTGGCAGGGAAGGATACCATCGTTTTCCCGGCTGAAGTGCAGGACCAAAAGCCGCATCTGCTCAAAAACCAGATCGAGCTGCTGCGCTCTCGCGCCGCCAATCGGCAGGCCGCCCTGTCCGTTCTTGAATTCGACAGGCAGCAGCGTCTGCAGGAACTCAAAGAGCTCAAGAGCAGGCTGAGCTATCTGCAAAGCAACCATGCGCTCCTGAAAAAGGAAGTGGACATGACCCGGTCCATGGTCTCCAAGGGGGCCGCGTCGGAAATGGATCTTTTGCGATCCCAGCGCCAGCTGATGGAACTCTCGGGACAGATCGCCGATACGCGTATCGCCATTCCCAAAGTGAACGCCACCCTAGAAGCGGCCACGCACCGCATCGAGGAAGAAGAAAGCAACCATCGCACGGAAATACTGCAGGAGCTCAATACGATTCGCACGGAAATGGAAGGCCGCAAGGAAACGCTGCCGGCCCTTGAAGACCAGATGAACCGCACCACCGTCCGCTCTCCTGTTGACGGCACCGTGCAGCGGGTCTTCGTGACGACCATTGGCGAGGCTGTCGGACCAGGCATGGAGATGCTTGAAATCGTGCCCAGGGAAGACACCCTCTTGGTCGAGGCGAAAGTGGTCCCGGAGGACATCGCCTTTCTGCATCCCGGGCAAAATGCGGATGTCAAGATCACTGCCTATGATTTTTCCATCTATGGAAGCATGACGGGAAAAGTGGAACATATCAGTGCCGACGCCATCACCGACGAACAACGAAAACTCAGCTACTACCTCATCAAGGTCCGCACCGATAGCGCGTCACTGACAAGCAAGAATGGCAAGGAACTCCCCATCATCCCCGGTATGGTGGCTCAAGTGGATGTGTTGACTGGTAAAAAAACTGTGCTCGAATACATTGTAAACCCCATCATCAAGACTGCCCGAGGCGCCCTGCGTGAACGGTAG
- a CDS encoding response regulator transcription factor — MKKRILLVEDDELLRLGLKSIIQTKKEYAIEADTASGKQAIRLFDSNHPDIVLLDLHLPDISGIEVLRHIKRIAPEIPVVVLTSHEENELLFEALEWGANCYVLKGAGPEELLLGIHYALLNEMFVSPKLAKLIVEAYLFVNRQRKSLPPLADLTVREKEIVRLVIDGKKSKEIADTLFISVKTVHKHRSNILEKLGLNNLADLRQRKMYVLTEMLEEDLTE; from the coding sequence ATGAAAAAAAGAATTTTGCTGGTTGAAGACGATGAGCTGCTTCGTTTAGGTCTGAAGTCCATAATTCAGACCAAAAAAGAATACGCCATTGAAGCCGACACGGCGAGCGGGAAGCAAGCCATCCGACTCTTCGACTCCAATCATCCCGATATTGTGCTCCTTGACCTCCATCTGCCTGATATTTCCGGCATCGAGGTGTTACGTCACATTAAACGGATCGCACCCGAAATCCCCGTGGTGGTGCTTACCTCCCATGAAGAAAACGAGCTGCTTTTCGAGGCGCTGGAGTGGGGAGCAAACTGTTACGTGCTTAAAGGGGCGGGGCCGGAAGAACTGCTTCTGGGTATCCATTACGCGCTGCTGAACGAGATGTTCGTCAGCCCGAAACTGGCCAAACTCATCGTCGAGGCCTACCTCTTCGTCAATCGCCAGCGCAAGTCCCTACCGCCTTTGGCCGACCTTACGGTGCGGGAAAAGGAAATCGTCAGACTCGTCATCGACGGGAAAAAGAGCAAGGAGATCGCCGACACGCTCTTCATCAGCGTCAAAACCGTTCACAAGCACCGCTCGAACATCCTGGAAAAACTCGGCCTCAACAATCTTGCCGACCTTCGCCAGCGCAAAATGTATGTTCTCACCGAAATGCTGGAAGAAGACCTCACCGAATAG
- a CDS encoding response regulator transcription factor, whose translation MAKSNFLLVEDDHLLRMGLKSMIDMHDGYTCGSDVATGMEALHSFRRNPADIVLLDLQLPDMFGTEVLKKLRKIDKNVKIVVLTAHENDEFLYETLEYGTNAYVLKSENPEELFMAIKCALNNDLFISPKLTKNIVKDYIFTTRQRKGLSSLQNLTPREIDVVKLIFKGKKSREIAEILAISVKTVDKHRSNILQKIGIHTFNELRHGGMYFLDLLNQN comes from the coding sequence TTGGCAAAAAGCAATTTTCTACTGGTTGAAGACGATCATCTTTTGCGCATGGGACTCAAATCCATGATCGACATGCATGACGGCTACACGTGCGGATCGGACGTCGCTACCGGCATGGAAGCCCTGCATTCCTTCAGACGGAACCCTGCGGACATCGTCCTGCTGGACCTGCAACTGCCGGACATGTTCGGAACGGAAGTGCTGAAGAAATTGCGCAAGATCGATAAGAACGTCAAAATTGTCGTGTTGACCGCCCATGAAAACGACGAGTTTCTTTACGAAACCCTGGAATACGGCACCAACGCCTATGTTCTTAAAAGCGAGAACCCCGAAGAACTTTTCATGGCCATAAAATGCGCCTTGAACAACGACCTGTTCATCAGTCCCAAACTCACCAAAAACATCGTCAAGGACTATATCTTCACCACACGACAGCGAAAAGGCTTGTCTTCCCTGCAAAACCTCACGCCGCGTGAAATTGATGTGGTGAAGCTGATTTTCAAAGGCAAGAAGAGCAGGGAAATCGCGGAAATTCTGGCCATCAGCGTCAAAACCGTCGACAAGCACCGCTCGAACATCCTGCAGAAAATAGGCATCCACACCTTCAACGAACTGCGTCACGGAGGGATGTACTTCCTTGATCTTCTGAACCAGAATTAA